One segment of Nomia melanderi isolate GNS246 chromosome 10, iyNomMela1, whole genome shotgun sequence DNA contains the following:
- the LOC116429621 gene encoding leucine-rich repeat-containing protein 47 codes for MTLDNSWHVIRTAAAENKHELVLSGPVISELIEKRGFDKSLFNLQHLNFLNITQTCLEEVPEEIEKLQNLTTLVLHSNQISKIPSTIDKLEKLKVLDCSRNKLTSLPDEIGKLPQLTTMNLSSNLLTLLPSQAANVKLSVLNLSNNKFENFPDVCYAELIHLSEIYVNGNEIKEIPITINQLPSLKILNVADNSISVVPGEVADCNKLKELYLKGNTLKDKRLSKLVDQCRTKQIIEYIKLHCPVTSSSTASNAKGKKGKKAQKFSESESIVKEINSLSHKLKVFKVTDDTPLIKITKHVKSIRPYIAACIIKHVKFTDDSFKKFIQLQTKLHDGICEKRNAATIATHDFKLLKPGDLVYTAKPPTLLEIKPLSYNKVYTGAALFQQLQTEADNLRKEKKRNVYSGIHKYLYLLEGKPLFPCLLDASEQVISFPPITNSDITKMSVNTETILVEVTSATSYCICRNVLDQFLKEMVTLGFGCSLEQESTTNYHTLVVEQIKVVDMDGNMILVYPSRADLNFEDNLISVLRD; via the exons atgacTCTTGACAATTCGTGGCACGTGATCAGAACTGCCGCTGCAGAAAACAAACATGAATTGGTGTTGTCAGGACCGGTTATAtcggaattaattgaaaaacgaGGTTTCGACAAGTCTTTATTTAACCTGCAACACctaaactttttaaatataacacagACGTGTTTGGAAGAAGTAccagaagaaattgaaaaattacagAATCTTACAACTTTAGTATTACACTCGAATCAGATTTCAAAAATACCCAGTACTATTGACAAATTGGAAAAACTAAAGGTTCTCGATTGCTCCAGGAACAAATTAACATCTTTGCCAGATGAAATCGGAAAACTTCCGCAATTGACAACGATGAACTTGAGTTCAAATCTTTTGACTTTGTTGCCTAGCCAAGCTGCTAATGTTAAATTGAGTGTTTTGAATCTATCAAACaacaaatttgaaaactttcctgatgtgtgttatgcagaACTGATTCATCTTTCTGAGATTTATGTtaatggaaatgaaataaagGAAATCCCTATAACTATAAATCAATTACcatctttgaaaatattaaatgtagctgataattcaatttcag TTGTACCTGGTGAAGTTGCTGATTGTAATAAACTAAAAGAATTATATCTGAAAGGAAACACTTTGAAAGATAAAAGATTATCAAAATTGGTTGATCAATGTCGCACTAaacaaataatagaatatattaagtTACATTGTCCTGTAACTAGCAGTTCAACTGCTTCAAATGCCAAAGGGAAAAAGGGCAAGAAAGCACAGAAATTTTCAGAATCCGAAAgtattgttaaagaaataaatagtttatcgCACAAATTAAAAGTTTTCAAAGTGACGGATGATACACCATTAATCAAAATTACGAAACATGTAAAAAGCATTAGACCGTATATCGCAGCTTGTATTATTAAACATGTGAAATTCACAGATGatagtttcaaaaaatttattCAACTTCAGACTAAATTACATGATGGAATATGTGAAAAAAGAAATGCGGCTACCATTGCTACACATGATTTTAAATTACTCAAACCtg GTGATTTGGTATACACTGCAAAACCTCCAACGTTGTTAGAAATTAAACCTTTATCATATAATAAGGTTTATACTGGAGCTGCATTATTCCAACAATTACAAACAGAAGCTGATaatttaagaaaagaaaaaaagcgcAATGTATATTCTGGCATTCATAAGTATCTTTATCTATTAGAAGGTAAACCTTTATTTCCATGTTTATTGGATGCCTCAGAACAAGTCATATCATTTCCACCCATAACGAATAGTGATATTACAAAAATGTCAGTAAACACTGAAACTATATTGGTAGAAGTAACTAGTGCTACATCCTATTGTATTTGCAG aaATGTTTTGGATCAATTTTTAAAAGAGATGGTCACACTCGGTTTTGGATGTTCCTTAGAACAAGAAAGTACTACAAATTATCATACTTTAGTTGTGGAACAAATAAAAGTAGTAGATATGGATGGTAACATGATACTAGTTTACCCTTCAAGAGCAGACTTAAACTTTGAAGATAATTTAATAAGTGTGTTGCGAGACTAA
- the LOC116429620 gene encoding glucose dehydrogenase [FAD, quinone]: protein MSCNCPLTQSTGPTLASTCGGSSFMLFMGLLEVFLRSQCDLEDPCNRPVPPNNVNSRYDFVVIGGGSAGATVAARLSEEPRFSVLLLEAGLDEPTGTQIPSFFFNFIGSNIDWQYTTESEDGACLNKDDRKCYWPRGKVLGGTSVMNGMTYMRGSRKDYDDWARLGNVGWSYQDVLPYFIRSEDNLQANTMDYGYHGVGGPLTVTQFPYHPPLSYALLEAGKELGYGSVDLNGRTHTGFAIAQTTSRNGSRLSTSRAFLRPARNRPNLHIMLNSTATKILFDNNKRAVGVEFVHDDKVHRVSVAKEVVISGGAVNSPQILLNSGIGPREDLNAVGVPVVHDLPGVGKNLHNHVAYTLVFTINDTDTTPLNWATAMEYLLFRDGLMSGTGISEVTAMVNSKYANPKEDHPDIQLIFGGYLADCAETGMVGESKGANRSIYIIPTYLHPKSRGYLRLRNNDPLSKPLIYPKYLSHAEDVAGLVEGIKFSIKLAETDALSRYGLQLDRTPVKNCEHLKFGCDAYWQCAVKHDTSPENHQAGSCKMGPSDDPFAVVDNQLRVRGIRGVRVADTSIMPKVVSGNTNAPAIMIGERAADFIKRTWVG from the exons ATGAGCTGCAACTGCCCTCTGACTCAATCAACTGGTCCGACTCTTGCATCAACATGCGGTGGTTCATCTTTCATGCTCTTTATGGGTCTCCTCGAAGTGTTCCTACGCAGTCAATGCGACCTTGAAGATCCTTGCAACAGACCTGTACCGCCCAACAACGTCAACTCCAG GTATGACTTCGTAGTAATAGGAGGCGGCAGTGCTGGCGCAACAGTGGCTGCCAGATTATCAGAGGAACCACGATTTTCGGTGTTACTACTGGAAGCTGGGTTAGATGAACCCACCGGAACACAAATACCAtcgtttttcttcaatttcatagGATCTAACATTGATTGGCAATACACCACGGAAAGCGAAGACGGAGCATGTTTGAACAAAGATGACAGGAAATGCTATTGGCCAAGAGGAAAA gtATTAGGTGGCACCAGTGTCATGAATGGAATGACATATATGAGAGGTTCGCGAAAGGATTATGACGACTGGGCCAGGCTTGGCAACGTAGGATGGTCTTATCAAGATGTCCTTCCATATTTCATCAGGAGCGAAGATAATCTCCAAGCTAACACTATGGATTATGGTTATCATGGTGTTGGTGGACCTCTTACAgttacacagtttccttatcaCCCGCCATTGAGTTACGCTCTCCTTGAAGCTGGAAAGGAACTCG GATATGGCAGTGTAGATTTAAACGGACGAACGCATACTGGATTCGCAATCGCTCAAACAACATCTAGAAATGGTTCTCGACTATCAACGTCACGAGCATTTCTTCGACCAGCTAGAAATCGACCGAATCTTCATATAATGCTCAACTCCACAGCTACCAAAATCCTTTTTGATAACAACAAGAGGGCTGTTGGTGTAGAATTCGTCCATGACGACAAGGTTCATCGCGTATCGGTAGCTAAGGAAGTCGTCATAAGTGGAG gTGCCGTAAATTCACCACAAATACTTCTGAACAGCGGTATTGGGCCACGAGAGGATTTGAACGCGGTTGGCGTTCCGGTCGTACATGATCTGCCTGGTGTTGGCAAGAATCTTCACAACCATGTCGCCTACACGTTAGTTTTCACTATCAATGATACCGACACCACTCCTCTTAATTGGGCCACTGCGATGGAGTACTTACTATTCAGAGATGGCTTGATGTCTGGAACAG GCATATCCGAAGTGACCGCCATGGTGAACTCAAAATACGCGAATCCAAAAGAGGACCACCCGGATATCCAGCTAATTTTCGGCGGTTACTTGGCAGATTGCGCCGAAACCGGCATGGTTGGCGAGTCAAAAGGTGCAAACCGCTCTATCTACATTATCCCAACGTATCTACATCCAAAAAGTCGCGGTTACCTTCGTTTGCGAAATAACGATCCCCTCTCGAAGCCACTGATTTACCCGAAATATCTGAGCCACGCCGAAGACGTAGCCGGCCTTGTTGAGGGTATTAAGTTCAGCATTAAGTTGGCGGAGACAGACGCTCTCAGCAG ATATGGACTCCAATTGGACCGTACACCGGTGAAGAACTgcgaacatttgaaatttggtTGTGACGCTTACTGGCAATGCGCCGTGAAGCATGATACATCTCCAGAAAATCATCAAGCTGGTTCTTGTAAAATGGGACCATCGGACGATCCTTTCGCCGTAGTAGATAATCAGTTGAGAGTTAGGGGCATAAGAGGCGTCAGAGTGGCTGACACTAGCATCATGCCGAAGGTTGTTTCCGGTAATACAAACGCGCCTGCAATCATGATAGGTGAACGGGCTGCTGACTTTATCAAAAGAACTTGGGTGGGGTGA
- the Pis gene encoding phosphatidylinositol synthase — protein MTESENIFLFVPNIIGYGRVILALISFYFMPTNHIIASWCYIISALLDAVDGHAARYFNQGTKFGAMLDQLTDRVGTMCLLATLCVLYPSYTFWFQLSMAIDIACHWIYIHASLLQGKTSHKFIDMSENPIMKVYYTNRTVLFFMCAGNEAFYAALYLIYFTEGPILAGISLFRLIMYMTAPIAFIKTAISLLHGYVACINLSIIDLKERQALKENKSLHSTTSTSTKCD, from the exons ATGACGGAATCTgagaatattttcttgtttgtACCTAATATTATCG GCTATGGAAGAGTGATTTTGGCTCTAATATCCTTTTATTTTATGCCAACCAACCATATCATTGCATCATGGTGTTATATAATTAGTGCATTATTGGATGCAGTGGATGGTCATGCAGCTAGATATTTTAATCAGGGCACCAAATTTGGAGCTATGTTGGATCAACTGACCGACCGTGTTGGTACTATGTGTTTATTAGCCACATTATGTGTACTTTATCCGTCATACAcattttggtttcaattaagTATGGCAATTGATATCGCTtgtcactggatatatattcaTGC cTCACTTTTACAAGGAAAAACTAGTCACAAATTTATCGATATGTCTGAAAATCCAATTATGAAAGTATATTATACTAATCGTACAGTTTTATTCTTTATGTGTGCTGGAAATGAAGCATTTTATGCTGCTTTATATCTTATTTACTTTACAGAAGGACCTATTT tGGCTGGCATAAGTTTATTCAGACTGATTATGTACATGACTGCACCTATAGCATTTATTAAAACTGCTATTTCATTATTACATGGATATGTAGCTTGTATTAATTTGAGCATTATTGACTTGAAGGAAAGACAAGCACTAAAGGAAAATAAGTCATTGCATTCCACAACATCTACTTCCACTAAATGTGATTAA
- the LOC116429728 gene encoding zinc metalloproteinase nas-4, with translation MSFHCSVIYLFVFVLVTFTSGWPFQRRDVLDNSVDSPEGVIAHLHHFGELLYQFPDNATGAAVANWHEGWDRNPEELGSYAEGDILFPPQLGKNGLKAESSRWPGGVVPYMISPYFNEKQRKLIQDAMNDYHKYTCIKFKPYNGEETDYIRITAGETGCWSSVGRIGGRQDVNLQVPGCVVKKGTVIHELMHAIGFLHEQSRYERDEFIWIQWNNILNGHAGNFEKASRQTTDAFGVGYDYGSVMHYSANAFSKNGQPTIIPKSTSQIQLGQREGFSKRDIQKIRKMYRCSKRRRSSSY, from the exons ATGAGTTTCCATTGTTCggttatttatttgttcgtgTTCGTTCTTGTAACTTTTACATCGGGCTGGCCATTCCAGCGCCGCGACGTCCTGGATAATTCAGTGGACAGTCCCGAGGGAGTGATCGCTCATTTACACCACTTCGGTGAACTTCTTTACCAGTTCCCAGATAACGCAACAGGAGCTGCTGTGGCGAACTGGCATGAGGGTTGGGACCGTAATCCGGAAGAGTTGGGTAGCTACGCGGAGGGTGACATTCTGTTTCCACCCCAGCTGGGGAAAAATGGTTTAAAAGCGGAATCCTCTCGTTGGCCAGGTGGTGTTGTTCCTTACATGATCAGTCCGTACTTTA atGAGAAACAGCGAAAATTGATTCAAGACGCTATGAACGATTACCACAAGTACACATGCATAAAGTTTAAACCTTATAATGGTGAGGAGACCGATTATATCAGGATCACAGCTGGCGAGACTGGTTGTTGGAGCAGCGTAGGAAGAATCGGTGGACGACAAGACGTGAATTTACAAGTTCCAGGTTGTGTCGTGAAAAAGGGCACGGTAATACACGAGCTAATGCACGCAATAGGATTCTTGCATGAACAAAGCAGATACGAGCGGGACGAATTTATTTGGATtcaatggaataatattttgaatg GTCATGctggaaattttgaaaaagcgTCCAGACAGACCACTGACGCGTTCGGTGTCGGATACGATTACGGAAGCGTAATGCATTACTCCGCAAATGCGTTTTCCAAGAACGGTCAACCTACCATAATCCCAAAG AGTACATCGCAGATCCAGCTGGGGCAGAGAGAAGGGTTCAGTAAAAGAGACATTCAGAAAATACGGAAGATGTATAGATGCAGTAAACGTAGGCGAAGCAGttcttattaa